The Oncorhynchus clarkii lewisi isolate Uvic-CL-2024 unplaced genomic scaffold, UVic_Ocla_1.0 unplaced_contig_11328_pilon_pilon, whole genome shotgun sequence sequence aactggcctacctggttaaataaaggtgttctcaactagcctacctggttaaataaaggtgttctcaactagcctacctggttaaattaaggtgttctcaactagcctacctggttaaataaaggtgttctcaactagcctacctggttaaataaaggtgttctcaactggcctacctggttaaataaaggtgttctcaactagcctacctggttaaataaaggtgttctcaactagcctacctggttaaataaaggtgttctcaactggcctacctggttaaataaaggtgttctcaactggcctacctggttaaataaaggtgttctcaactggcctacctggttaaataaaggtgttctcaactggcctacctggttaaataaaggtgttctcaactggcctacctggttaaataaaggtgttctcaactggcctacctggttaaataaaggtgttctcaactagcctacctggttaaataaaggtgttctcaactggcctacctggttaaataaaggtgttctcaactagcctacctggttaaataaaggtgttctcaactagcctacctggttaaataaaggtgttctcaactagcctacctggttaaataaaggtgttctcaactagcctacctggttaaataaaggtgttctcaactagcctacctggttaaataaaggtgttctcaactagcctacctggttaaataaaggtgttctcaactagcctacctggttaaataaaggtgttctcaactggcctacctggttaaataaaggtgttctcaactggcctacctggttaaataaaggtgttctcaactggcctacctggttaaataaaggtgttctcaactagcctacctggttaaataaaggtgttctcaactggcctacctggttaaataaaggtgttctcaactagcctacctggttaaataaagttgttctcaactagcctacctggttaaataaaggtgttctcaactagcctacctggttaaataaaggtgttctcaactggcctacctggttaaataaaggtgttctcaactagcctacctggttaaataaaggtgttctcaactagcctacctggttaaataaaggtgttctcaactagcctacctggttaaataaaggtgttctcaactagcctacctggttaaataaaggtgttctcaactagcctacctggttaaataaaggtgttctcaactggcctacctggttaaataaaggtgttctcaactagcctacctggttaaataaaggtgttctcaactagcctacctggttaaataaaggtgttctcaactggcctacctggttaaataaaggtgttctcaactggcctacctggttaaataaaggtgttctcaactggcctacctggttaaataaaggtgttctcaactggcctacctggttaaataaaggtgttctcaactggcctacctggttaaataaaggtgttctcaactagcctacctggttaaataaaggtgttctcaactagcctacctggttaaataaaggtgttctcaactagcctacctggttaaataaaggtgttctcaactagcctacctggttaaataaaggtgttctcaactggcctacctggttaaataaaggtgttctcaactagcctacctggttaaataaaggtgttctcaactagcctacctggttaaataaaggtgttctcaactagcctacctggttaaataaaggtgttctcaactagcctacctggttaaataaaggtgaactaaataaaaaaaaggaaaagccccgtcgatgagaatgggggcgtgctcaggcTCAGGcccccttttcctgtagtccacaatcatctcctttgtctttttcacattgagggagaggttgttgtcctggcaccacacggccaggtctctgacctcctccctataggctgtctcatcgttcggtgatcactgttgtgcagacttaaaatgtattaaaaatcaaaacatatagcccgtTTGTAGAACAACAAGTTACATGAATAACTGTAAATTTAGCATATAgaatacctatttctttgttaaccgctcaacacagaatagccgcatgtgtatgcaattgtattcttcatactattaaaataatgccacggaatcctaagcaaatcttgtctgctaattgaactagtgtagcccacagccatttggcatagccagatcagggcctgacataaggacaactcagagtatgatattctgttcttctgaaaaagACCACATTTTTTTTCatataatgtttctttagacctgtctaaaataaataatggatttattgtgaaggtgtaggctatattacatggatttattgtgaaggtgtaggctatattacatggatttattgtgaaggtttaggctatattacatggatttattgtgaaggtgtaggctatattacatggatttattgtgaaggtgtaggctatattacatggatttattgtgaaggtttaggctatattacatggatttattgtgaaggtataggctatattacatggatttattgtgaaggtgtaggctatattacatggatttattgtgaaggtttaggctatattacatggatttattgtgaaggtttaggctatattacatggatttattgtgaaggtttaggctatattacatggatttattgtgaaggtgtaggctatattacatggatttattgtgaaggtttaggctatattacatggatttattgtgaagatataggctatattacatggatttattgtgaaggtgtaggctatattacatggatttattgtgaagatataggctatattacatggatttattgtgaaggtataggctatattacatggatttattgtgaaggtgtaggctatattacatggatttattgtgaaggtgtaggctatattacatggatttattgtgaagatataggctatattacatggatttattgtgaagatataggctatattacatggatttattgtgaaggtataggctatattacatggatttattgtgaaggtgtaggctatattacatggatttattgtgaaggtttagactatattacatggatttattgtgaaggtttaggccatattacatggatttattgtgaaggtttagactatattacatggatttattgtgaaggtgtaggctatattacatggatttattgtgaaggtttaggctatattacatggatttattgtgaaggtttaggctatattacatggatttattgtgaaggtgtaggctatattacatggatttattgtgaaggtttaggctatattacatggatttattgtgaaggtttaggctatattacatggatttattgtgaaggtgtaggctatattacatggatttattgtgaaggtgtaggctatattacatggatttattagactttttaagatgtagatgttccaaaggtctgcatcagtgactTGTAGGTTAgatgtggaagccaggagatgctaaatgtgtttgttaattaacggtcaattaccgtgagaccgacagttatttgctttgacaatcaccagctgacaaaTTCGTGACCGCCACATACCTACATATGAGCAAACgttccataactgcaggtggcggtaaatcaccaaccttgggTTTTATACCTGCTCAAACAACccactccaggtggcagtatgcaccctttcagtttgtttaccaactcatagaagtagaAGAATACATGGACTACTTTAAAATAGAGATGGCCTCTATGGTGCTGCCCGTGCTTTCACAGATGCCATGATGGGACCGATACAAAGATGAGAAGTCTAACTTGGTCTATGACTGGCTttcactccctcacacacacttctcattcacacacacgacacacacacacacacacacacacacacacgctgacgctctctttctcttgttttaGGTAGTCACGAGGTTGATTCACCTTCTTGGCCAGAAGATCCTTCAGCAGGTCAATGGCCCTCTGACAGGTGTGTAGGCATgcgtgtgtgtttacaggcaccTTTTGTACCCAGAAGGATCTAACCCCTCATTTACCTGCTGTGTGTAATATAACTATGATAATGTGGCTCTCTCCATCCatggctgtgtgtctgtcctcCTCCCAGCCCGGAGCCTGGCCCTGCACACCCCAGGCAGTAAGTGGGATGCAGGGAACCCGGCGTCCAACCTGTCCACTGTCACCGTGCTGCCTGTGTCTGAGGAGGTACCCCTCACAGCCTTCACACTGGAGCTGCAGCACGCACTCATCGCCATTGGtaaccacacacacattccacCTCTGTCTTCATCATGTCAGTTCAAGGCTGTCTAGACAGTGCAGTTCAGCAGTGCTGCCCTTCTATAGATTTCTCATCTATATAGATAGGGGGGGTGACATTGTGTTTATGCCCGGGTGCTGTTTCCTATGATCTAATATtctatctttaattctgcattgttggaaaaggacccgtaagtaagcatttcactgttagtcgacccctgttgtttacgaagcacgtGACAACTACAATGTGATTCGATTTAGGTATGCCCTTTCCACAGACCTGACCTAAATTGTCCTTCTTCATAGGCCCCACACTTCTACTGACCAGCGACAGCATCAAGCAGCGCCTGGGAGCGGCCGCACTGGACAGGTGAGCTTGACTGAACGGGGTTGTGTACATCTTGAACTACCCACGTGCATTATAAAGGGTTCCTTATATTTGTTAAAGAAGTAaatcattgtctctctctcgcttcaccctcctgtctggtctggtcggtgtctctctctcgcttcaccctcctgtctggtctggtcggtgtctctctctcgcttcaccctcctgtctggtctggtcggtgtctctctctctcttcaccctcctgtctggtctggtcggtgtctctctctcgcttcaccctcctgtctggtctggtctggtcggtgtctctctctcgcttcaccctcctgtctggtctggtctggtcggtgtctctctctctctctctcgctctgtgtcagtGTTCATGAGTATCGTCTGTCCAGTTGGCTGGGCCAGCAGGAGGACATCCACCGCATCGTGCTCTACCAGACAGACTACACCCTGACCCCCTGGACCCAGCGATGTATCCGCCAGGCCGACTGCATCATCATTGTGGGACTGGGGGAGCAAGACCCCGCTGTGGGGGAGGTACGGGGGGAACCAGGAGGGACTGGGGGCTCTGGGAGGGGAACTGATTTTGGGAAATGGAATTCTACGGAGCCATCCTATGAGTCTGTCACTTGTAACACATTTGGACTGTTACAGAATCGTTTATGTGCTTCCACAGAGGGTGTAGCAATACGTTTGCGTGCGTGACCACACTTACAAAATTTTGCCTAGCCTTTGAATATTTTCAGTGGCAGCAAATGCTTCAGAAGCAGAGGAAATAGGCCCCTCTCCTGGGGTGTAATCCTTAGTGCAAACAGTTGCAAtcaaaacaagagtttctattggacaaattccggTAGGTTGCTCACCGTTCTGTTTGACTGACGGAGGGACGGACAAAACAGACCGGGACCTCCCATGTTTGTTGCAAAACTAGCATTAGGTTTTGGAGAGGTTAGCTAGCTTAGCGTGTTAGCATGATGCTTAGGGAGAGGTTAGCTAGCTTAGCGTATTTCCATGGCGCTTGGGGAGAGGTTAGCCAGCTTAACGTGTTAGCATGATGTTTAGGGAGAGGTTAGCTAGCTTAGCGTATTTCCATGGTGCTTGGGGAGAGGTTAGCTAGCTTAGCGTGTTAGCAGGCCACTGTGTTTGATGTGGGATTAGGCTCAGTGCAGATCCTTGTGTTCTTTGTCATGCCTGGGTCTTGGTGGCGGGGCGACCTCGCTGACCTCTTATCCCTGATATGATATCCATTTTCTAAGATAAAGAGAGGAATACCAACCAGTCACAGACTCAAGTGGCTTGATACTATTGTGTAAgaaactcctctcctctcagtatgCAGTACATGCCTGTTTAATTCTGGACAAACTATGTCCTACTTCTGGCCTTTGACCCTGTAGTTGGAGCGGATGCTGGAGGGCAGTGCGGTGAGGGCCCAGAAGCAACTGGTGTTGTTACACAGGGAGGACGGCCCCCCGCCCCAGGGCACTGTGGAGTGGCTCAACATGAGGAGCTGGATCTCCAGACACCTGCACCTCTCCTGCCCACGCAGGGTCTTCTCCAAGAGAAGCCTGCCcaaactggtacacacacacacctgatcttccaaaactggtacacacacacacacctgatcttaccaaactggtacacacacacacacctgatcttaccaaactggtacacacacacacacacacctgatcttccAAAactggtatacacacacacacctgatcttcccaaactggtacacacacacacctgatcttaccaaactggtacacacacacacacacacctgatcttaccaaactggtacacacacacacacctgatcttcccaaactggtacacacacacacacctgatcttcccaaactggtacacacacacacacctgatcttcccaaactggtacacacacacacacctgatcttcccaaactggtacacacacacacacacacctgatcttcccaaactggtacacacacacacctgatcttcccaaactggtacacacacacacacacctgatcttcccaaactggtacacacacacacctgatcttcccaaactggtacacacacacacacacacacacctgatcttcccaaactggtacacacacacacacctgatcttcccaaactggtacacacacacacacctgatcttcccaaactggtacacacacacacctgatcttcccaaactggtacacacacacacacacacacctgatcttcccaaactggtacacacacacacacctgatcttcgaaatctggtacacacacacacacacctgatcttcccaaactggtacacacacacacacctgatcttcccaaactggtacacacacacacacacctgatcttcccaaactggtacacacacacacacacctgatcttcccaaactggtacacacacacctgatcttcccaaactggtacacacacacacacacacacacacctgatcttcccaaactggtacacacacacacacacctgatcttcccaaactggtacacacacacacacacctgatcttccCAAACTGTACACGCCACCCATGATAAGGATGTGACAAATATTACATGTTTTTCTTTAATGTTTAAACTGCCGTTTTTAATCGGTTTTCCGTTAAAACAATAAGAAGATGAATAGACGGGAATTCACAAGGCTGCTGCCAGCTACAGTTTGGGTCTTTTTCAGAAGGTTAAGCATTGCACCTGTACTGTCATTACTGTACCTCAATTCCACCTCTCAAAGTTTCCATTTCCTTCTCGTTTAACCTTCTCATTTCAATATTGCCATACAGGCCTTCGCTGCCGTCGCTTGCCTTCCTCTGCCATTTTTCCAACTGTTAACGATGACGTCATAGTGGTGAAGAGTCGACTCCAAAATAATTGATTCCTCGGCTCCTTGCACGTCGACTCCCGGTATCGACTCCCATTGAGTGTCGAGATTTGTTTCCTTTAAGAATTGACTCCTAAGATTCAGTATTTTTGGAGACTGATTTGTTGCCGTATCTGCACATGTGTATTGGCTCGCGCCGTGCTGTTCACGGAGTGGTGGCCAGGGCGCCAAAACAGCGGCGAAGATGAGCATCGCGCTTCATTTTCGAaaatgctgtttactttctgcatcgaCGTAACACAACTAAAAAATAATTATTCTTAACCTTAAGCTTCCCGatttttattttgtgtattttttttgtattattttgttttataaATGTTCACGCCCCTAACTCATAACTAAGGAAGGAATTGCCTCACAACCCCACAGTTATTTCCAGTGTCCCACCATTTGAAGAAATAGTGTTTTAATATCTGCTGTGTATTGCTCTCCTCTCCAGATTGAGATGTATCAGCGTGTGTTCCAGAAGCCGGCTGACCGCCACTCTGACTTCTCCCGGCTGGCCAGGGTCCTGACCGGGAACGCCATCGCCCTCATACTGGGGGGAGGAGGGGCCAGGTACGCCCCAATGACCCCTGATCTCTATCCTCTAGGTCACTGACGTCACTAGGCCCCATTTATAGTCATTTCTATGGAGCTGTGTAGGGGGGGGTGTTGTCTTTCCTAATGCATGAAACACTCAAAGCAGACTGCTTCTACTTTTCTGCCAAATGTAACATCTTGCTCatttccttttctcttcttctcctgtctttctctctcttctccttccgtttgtcctgtttttgtgttgtgtTCAGGAGATGTTTCAAGGTTGgttcctcttgtctctctctcgctcttaacTCGTGCCTGTTAAATGCTTTGTACTAATATTTGTCTTGTTCCCCTTGGGGAATTCTGGACTCGCGTGAAGCACGCGTTAAATGAAAGGTCATTTCCTTTTTCATGCCCctttctctctactcttattCTAACCTTGACCTTTAGtatgagaatagcatgctattcacccaCTATTCCTCTGGGGTGGAGATGGTATAAATGAAGGTGTGTCCACAGATAcaccgtattctgaccttgacttaatccCCTAATAATTCCACCCTCTTTTCACAcgaggaaaccatgaataaggtttCAGCCACCCTaccggttccaagtggaaaaagcatCTGCTTTTTTTAGAATCTCAATGCAACTGTAATTTAGACATTttataagagctaggtaaattaGTCATCTGTTTGGAGATTGTAAACACACGCGCGGCAGATCATTTCCCCTTATGATCCCTGAAGGCGGAACCATACCAGCAAACTGACAGTCACATCAACGTGACATGTATTGCGGCCCCTTTTCCACAGTGAAATAGGCTATAAATAGCTGTGCCGTTATTCAGATATTTTATTGTATGCCCTTATAATTTGCCGAGATAACATCTGTTTTATTTGACCGTTTCGAGCATGTGAAATATTAGCCATGACATCGGGAGCCACCGTTCCGTGACATGCATTTAGAACTGTCACTTTAGGGTTTCCTTCAGTTTGTACCTTACATCTTGCCTCGTTCCATTCCAATGTACCTTTCTGTCCTCTGTCACATCAGTGTAGTTGTTCCTGAGGGTCTCTAGCGTTAGTGGATCACATTAGGCTAATGTTGTGCGATgatttgggacatgtagcctgTTTTGAATCGTTATGGCACTCAGACCCCACGTTAGCAGTTTAAAGCTGGAGCCTGGCGCACGGTTCATGATGACTGGACCGTTGTCGTACAGTTCCGTGATTAGGGTACATTTATAGGACTATTGTTCAACTCATATTGTACACTTTTCTTTTTCCTTTTTTTCTACCTTCCAATATTTCATGCATTGATCTAGAATATGGCAACTTTCAGGTTGAAGCaaaccactgtatttttgattCCTCAATATATTTTGTGCGTAAAGGCTCTTAACTCGATACGTTCCTAACCTTTAAATGTGCCTAAATAATCTCCTAGATCAGAGTGTTTTTACATCTACCAGTTGGTGCTGAAATGGAGACCAATATACATACATTTAGATGGCGTTCTTTGATTGATCCCTATAATCTGAACCCGTTCTCTCAATGTCTTCTAGTGAGTCTGTCAACAAACCCATATTAAAGGTACAGCACACCGTATTTAAAGGGACAGCTTAACATAAATGCACTGAAAGCCCTATTGAATGCAAACTCCACGAGCAAATGTGTTGTCCAGCGAGTGGGAGgatttttaaatttaatttattattttttttaacccgttttctccccaatttcgtggtatccaattgttgtagtagctagtatcttgtctcatcgctacaactcccgtacgggctcgggagagactaaggttgaaagtcatgcgtcctccgatacacaacccaacctagccgcactgcttcttaacacagcgcgcatccaacccggaagccagccgcaccaatgtgtcggaggaaacactgtgcacctggcaaccttggttagcgcgcactgcgcccggcccgccacaggagtcgctggtgcgcgatgagacaaggacatccctaccgaccaagccctccctaacccggacgacgctaggtcaattgtgcgtcgccccacggacctcccggtcgcggccggttacgacagagcctgggcacgagtGGGAGGATTTTCAGTGGTTGAATTAAATGTTTTCGGTggttgaattaaatgtattcggtggttgaattaaatgtatttagtggttgaattaaatgtatttagtggttgaattaaatgtatttagtggttgaattaaatgtatttagtggttgaattaaatgtatttagtggttgaattaaatgtatttagtggttgaattaaatgtatttagtggttgaattaaatgtatttagtggttgaattaaatgtatttggtggttgaattaaatgtattcggtggttgaattaaatgtattcggtggttgaattaaatgtatttagtggttgaattaaatgtatttagtggttgaattaaatgtatttagtggttgaattaaatgtatttagtggttgaattaaatgtatttagtggttgaattaaatgtattcagcGCGCGCAACGCCTGCAAAGCCTGTTTACATACCTGCATAAGGTAAgcctgaataccaactactgggAAGTGTGTAGGATAGGGCGTTGACATACTGTATGTGGTAGTGTTAAACAAGTTGGCTACTTGGCAGGTACAATCCCTAACAGTACACGGAGATGTATGTTGTGTGAAACCATTTCCAACAACCTGCAATGCAATCTGTTAGTACACCTGCCAAATACAGGGAACACTGCAGAGACGGGTTAGCCATCAGAACCACAAACATGACGATGGAAGCCAAGACATTACCTCAATCTACATTCCGATACGTTTTAAtgagggagcgtgtgtgtgtgtgtggagtcgtGAGCATATTTCCAATGTCTCtcgctcctcttcctctcatcctctctctcccgttcCTCTCTCAGGGGCTGTTCTCAGGTGGGTATCATGCATGCTCTGAGTGAGGCAGGGATCCCTGTGGACCTGGTGGGAGGTGTTTCCATCGGCTCCTTGATGGGGGCGCTGTACGCAGAGGACCGCAGTCACTGCCGCATGAGGATGAGGGCACGAGAGTGGGCTATGGTGAGAGGAATTCACCACGGCTAGTCTCTTTCGCAACGCATCTTTCCGCGATTCCTCACGTCCTCTGTCGTTTCACGCTGAcgatttagtcatttagcagtcgCTCTGACTTTTTTCGGGTTGTGcctgattttcttttttttttttcgtcTCCGGGATTCGAACCagaaacctttttggttactggccaaacgctcttaaccgctaggctacctgccgccccacctaACCTGGGCAGTCAGTCTGTTATTCTCTCCTTCTCAAAATGCATTAGGAGGAACAAGAGTCCAAGGGGAAGGACATTGTATATTTTTTGTTCAAAATGCCttgagaaggaggcaaggagagaggatgcgagGAATCCAGAAAATACCAAATCGAGGAATATTAACTTGATCTTCACTCAACCTTCAAGTGGGGCGGCAGgttggcctagcggttagagcgttgggctagtaactggaaggttgcaagttcaaatccccgagctgtcgttctgcctctgaacaggcactgtctaggccgtcattgaaaataagaatttgttcttaactggttaaataaaggtaaataaataaataaagtgttAAATGTTGTCCAGGCCGGTCAACCTTGAAGAAACATGATTTTGACCTCAATGGGACGACTTGGTCAAATGAAGGTGAAAGTAAACGTGTTCTCATGGATTTGTTGGGGGTTCTTCTTGGTGGTGTGTTGCAGGGAATGACGTTGGTGTTCAAGAAGGTGTTGGACCTGACCTACCCCATCACTTCTATGTTCTCTGGCGCTGCCTTCAACTCCAGCATTTACACGGTGTTCAAGGGCAAGCAGATAGAGGTGAGGAACGGataggggtgaggtgaggtacgGATAGAGGCGAGGAACGGATAGAGGCGAGGAACGTGATAGAGGCGAGGAACGTGATAGAGGCGAGGAACGTGATAGAGGCGAGGGACGTGATAGAGGCGAGGGACGGATAGAGGCGAGGGACGGATAGAGGCGAGGGACGGCGCAGTCGGAGTTAGTCGGTCTCTCTTGTAAAAAGGCATTTTTCATCATAATGGGATCACCTGTGTAAACAAAGAGTAGATTAAATCCATTTTTTTAAATTGCCTGTCGTACACGGCCTGAAAGATTGAACTTATTATACTAATAAGAAAAGGAGCCTGCTTTGAAACGCGTTGGCAATAAATATAATTGAAGGGAATTAAGCCTCCGCCCTGAACCTTCTTTTACAGTTGCAATATTGACATAACC is a genomic window containing:
- the LOC139398793 gene encoding patatin-like phospholipase domain-containing protein 7, which gives rise to VVTRLIHLLGQKILQQVNGPLTARSLALHTPGSKWDAGNPASNLSTVTVLPVSEEVPLTAFTLELQHALIAIGPTLLLTSDSIKQRLGAAALDSVHEYRLSSWLGQQEDIHRIVLYQTDYTLTPWTQRCIRQADCIIIVGLGEQDPAVGELERMLEGSAVRAQKQLVLLHREDGPPPQGTVEWLNMRSWISRHLHLSCPRRVFSKRSLPKLIEMYQRVFQKPADRHSDFSRLARVLTGNAIALILGGGGARRCFKVGSSCLSLALNSCLLNALY